Genomic DNA from Myxosarcina sp. GI1:
AGATTGACTTCTATACCAGCAAGGGAGATGTCAGTGTCGCCTCGCATACTAAATCCTGCTTTATCTAAACTCAGTGACAAATCTGAGTTGATATTACCCAATGAAGCGAAATTAAAACTTGCATAGGAACTAAGGTTAAGACCATTATCATCGATACTAAAAGAGCTTCCTAGAATTTCTCGACCCAACAAGACTATATTACTCGTACCCGAAGCATCAAATTGAGTAAAATCTAAACTTAAATCTACGTCTCGCAGAGCGAGAAGGTTGCCAAATCCTAGCTGCTCGATATCTAGGTTGTATTTAGTTCCGTTTTCGATACTGAAAGAGGCATCGGCAATTCGTTGATTGAGAATAGTTAGATCTACTTCGCCGCCACCGCTGAAAGTAATTATGTCAAGGAAAAAGTCATTAATATCAAGGGTAATTAATTTTCCTAAGTCGAGGTCTAGCTCTGTAATATCTATTCGGGTGGGAGTAATCGAGAAGTCTGTTTGAGCGACTTCTCGACCAAACATTTCTAAGCGTCCATCACCTCTAAGATAAGTTTCTAATAAACTTGCTTTAAATTCGAGGTTTAAGGTGTCGTCTGAAGAACCACTCAAGGTAAGTAAAGGTTGGTCTTCAAAGGCGATCGCGATTTCGGGAATGGTCAAACTACCTGCAAAACTGGTGTAATTAGCATTACTTTGTAACGACAATGCCGCACTTGCTCCGTAACCCGAAAATTCGGCATTGATGCCAAGTCCTCTATCTAAAGGAATTCCTGCAATATCTGTTTCAAAGGGGACAAACTGAACGATAGGATCTAGCTTGCCGTCTCCGTCGCCATCAGTAGATACAATTTTGGCGTTAACAATTTTATCTATAAAAGCAATAGTCTCATCGATAACTTGACTATCAACGGCACTGATAAAGGGCGATACTGGACCTGTAAATAGCTGGGTCAAGCCAACAGGCTCATAGATTGTGAAGCTTCCTGCAATATCGGTGGGATTATCGATATCGACTTTCAAAGCCAAATCGACATCGATTGTACCCCAACGGAAGTTGGTAATAAAGCCAAGATTGTCGGGTCTGGGAACTGGAGTCGGAACGGGCGCACCTGCTGCTATAGGTAGTGGAACTATTTGAATAGCACCACCTAACTCCATAGCGAAAGTACGAATTTCTGTATCGGGAATGCCAAAGACATTTGACCAGGTTTCCCCAGTTTTCAGGCTGTAGAAGCCTGTAAAGGTGGGGGCTTGAGATATCAGGTTAATGCCAACAGTCAGACCACCATCTAACCGCAATAAGGGTTCGTTGACTTGGAAAGGATCGTATCCCTCTAAAGTGACACCACCCCCGATAGTAAAACCATAGTCTTGAGCGACAAAATCGGCATCTACCCCTAAATTGAGTTCTTTTAGGGTTAATTTCAGATCGCCGATAGGTATAATATTGCCAATCGGAATCAAAGGAATGTCAAGAATCGCTTTTCCAGTTAAGCTCAAACTATTTTCAGGGTCTATTCCCATATGAGCGGCTAACGAATCTATACCCAAGTATTCGTTGATGAACTGACCGATTATACCTTCAGCTTGAGTAAAATCTATTTGCCCGAGTAAGTTAACACCTTTTACCATAGTTAATTCACCTATAGTTTCCAGGGTTCTCACTTCAGTTTTATCGGTCATGAATAATTCTGCTTGATTTATTTTGATTCCACCAAATAATGGATCTATTCCCAAGAAACCAAAATCAAGTTCTGGTAATTCAAACCCAAAGCTGGTCTTTTCTTCTGAGAAGGTAAATGATAATTTATTGCCGTTAAGGGCAGAACTCAAATAAATTTCGGTAACGCCATTTTCATTGAAAATACCAAATTCCTGAGTACTATTGATAACAAGTTGTTCGCTACCAAAAATAACAGTAGCAAGGGTATCAATAATATCTTCAACTGCTTTTATCGAGCCGCCAAAACTGAATATTTTACCAAAGTCAATTACTAGCTCGTCTTGATAGGCTAATAACATTCCATCGTCAGAAAGATTTACACTTACAATACCAATTTCACTCAATCGATCTTTAATACTCGAAGGTACATCAATGCCAAGAGAATCAATAAATGAAGTAAGGAAGCTAGCAGCATCTATTTCAGGAATTAATAATTCAAAGGTAGTTTCATCTCCATCTTTGCCAAGAGTTAGACTAGGATTGCTTACTGCCAATGTTGGTAAATCTAAATTAATTCCCAATGCAATAGCAATGCTTTCTAAAACTGTATCGACTCTTAACGTATCTCGATAATAAAGCTGGAATGAATCGTCGGTAAGGATTAACTGTAAATCACCTGCGATCGCCTCGATAAAGCGATCGATAAATTCAGGCAGACTTAATGAATCAAACAAATTAACAATAGTTTCTTGAGAAACTTTATTGATATCTAATTCATAATCGACAATTTCTTGTTGGTTATTTAGCTCTAGTGCAACGTCAAATCCTTCAATATTAAAGGCAAATTCATCAGGTAAAGCAATTAATCCTGTTTGATTGATTAATACCCTGACTAGAGCTAAAACATCAATTGTTCCGTCATAACTTAGTTCGTATTTATTATTGGCTGTTTGATTGTAGGTTAGTAAATTGTCATCGATCGCAAAATCTAAATCTAAATCAATTTCATTTGTTTCTAAGTTCCTATCTACTGCTAGATCTAAACCATTAAACCCTAATACCGTATCGACAACTCCAACTTCGCTACCATCAATGGTGTCAACTATCCCGCCAATTAATTTGTAACCAAAGGAATTAGGATCGCTGATGCCAAACATGGCAGCTAAATCTAGACCGCTATCGGTGTTACTAACTGCTCCGATACTGATGTCAGTAATTTCTTGAGTTGCAGTTTTAGTATAATCAACTGCGAAACCTTCAACATTAAGAGCAAATTCATCGGGTAAACTAATCAATCCTGTTTCATTAACTAAGACTTTAAGGATTGCTAAGACATCAATTGTTCCGTCATAGCTAATACTGTATCCATCATCTTTTTGTAAATATGTAAACTGACTTTCATCTATAGTTAAGCCTAAGTTTATATCACTGCCGTCGAGTATTTGTAAATCTAAACCGTTAAATCCTAATACCGTATCGACAACTCCAACTTCACTACCGTCAATGGTGTCAACTATTCCGCCAATAAATTTGTAACCGAAGGAATCGGTATCTGTAATACCGAACATAGCAGCTAAATCTAATCCATCATTGGTATTACTAACTGCTCCAAAGTTTTTTCGGCATTATTTTGGAAAGATCTAACGCTAAAACCATTAACATTGAGAGCAAATTCATCAGGAACATCAAATAAATTTATTTCTTGTCCTGCAAATCTAATCAAAGCAAAGACATCGATTGTGCCGTCATAACTTAGTTCAAAATTATCTTTACTTTGCTCCCAAACAAATTTGTTTCTTCCCGTATCGATATTTAAACCAATACTTTGCTCTCCAGTTTCTTTGTCTTTGGCAAAGTTAAAGTCCGCGCCGTCAAGGTTAATAATCGGTTCGGTTATTTCCGCTCCCGTACCTGCAATCGTATTAACAATTGCCATTACCAAACGATAGTCAAAGGAATTAATATCGGTAATGCCAAACATGGCAGCTAGGTCGATACCAGAGTCACCATTGCTTACTTCACCGAAGGAAAGATTAAATTTTTCTTCTGTTTCTGTCTCGGTAAAGCCAATATCAAAAGTATCGACGTTGAGGGCGAAGGTTTCGGGTAAATTAAATAGTCCCGTACTGTTGGCTAACACTCTTACTAGTGCTAAGGCATCAGTCGTACCATCGTAACTGAGTTGCCAGCCGTCAGAATTTTGATTCCAAGTTAATAAATTTTCGTCAAGATTAAGATTAAAGGCAATACTTCGAGCAGTTTCGTCTATCTCGGTTGTTTCGGGGTTGTCACGGTCGTTAGTAAGAATTAAATCTAAACCATTAAAGGCAATTTCAGTATCGCTGACCCCAATTTCATTACCGTCAATAGTGTTAACAAAACCTTCGATTAATTGATAGCCAACCGATGTAGTATCGGTCAAACCGAGCATTTTAGCTATGTCTAGTCCCGATTCAGTATTACTAATACCGCCGACATTAAGTTCTAAGACATCTTGAAATTCTGATTCGGTATAGCTAGTACCAAATCCATTAATATTGAAAGCATATTCTTCTGGTAGAGTGTTTGGCGCAATGCCGTTAATAAATCCTCTACTCAAAGCTAGAAGATCGATCGTGCCATCGTAGCTTACCGACCAACCATCGGGACTTTGGCTCCAGATGAAATTGTTATCGTCTATGCCAAGATCGAACTCGATATTTTTAGAACTGGTGGGAGTTTCTGTATTAATAGTGTAGACTTCGTCCATACTGAAATCTAAACTACTAATATTCAAAGTCGTGTCGTCAACGCCGACTTCACTTCCATCGACAGTATCGACTAACCCAGAAATTAACTGATAACCAAAAGAATTAGTGTCTTTAATGCCAAATAATTTAGCTAAATCTAGTCCCGATTCGCCATTTCTAATTGCACCTATACCAAAATTAAAGGTTTCGGTAACTTCTTTTTCGGCATCATCCTGTAAGAAACTAGGTAAATCTCGATCTAATAGGGTTTTTTCTTTAGAAAAGTCAATATAAAACCCATCGACATTAAAAGAGAAATCTTGAGGAATAGTAAATAGATTCGTCGAGTTAACTAAACCTCGAAGCATTGCCAGAGTATCTATGGTGCCGTCGTAGCTAATCTCATAGCTATTAGGACTTTGTTTCCAAACGAAATCATTATCATCTATACCGATGTTAAGACTGTAATCGGTTTCGTTTTCGTTTTGCAGACTTAAAAGATCGTATCGGCGATTCATCTCAAAACTGAGATCGTTCAAGTCTAAAGTAGTGTCGGTAACTCCTATCTCTGTGCCATCAATAGTATCGACAATTCCGCCGATTATTTGATACATAAAGGAATCTGACTGGATGCCAAACATGGCAGCTAAATCTAATCCCTCGCTGGTATTGCTAATTTGACCTACGCTCAAAGCTAATGTTTCTGACGGATTGACACCAGTTTCTTCGGTATAGCTAACCTCAAAATCTTCTACTGCCAGAGAAACTTCTGGAGGCAAGTTAACCAAATCGGTCGAGTTTAGTAAATCTCTAATTAGAGCTACGATATCAACCGTGCCGTCATAACCAAAGTTGTAGTTATTGTAGGAATTATCTCCCGAAAATCCTCTACCGATATTAAACTTGGCATCGTTAATACCAATACTAAAGGTGAGATTGTCTTCACTTTCATTTAAAACCGTATCGGGATTATCTAAAATCGAATCGACAGTTAAACCGACTCCTGTAAAAGGCGAATTTTGAGTTGTGTCGCCGTCGGAATTTGTATCTCCACCGCTTTGATTCAAGCCATCGATTAACGAATTTCCGAGTCCAGTACTATCGACTACACCCAAAACACCTCTAATAGTCTCGGCAATTAGAGGAGTATCTTCTATTCCCAATAATTCTTCTAATCCCAATCCCGTCTCGCTATCAGTCAGGCGATCGAATATTTCAGTTAGAGTTGTCGCATCATCTAGATTTAAAATTTCTGCCAGGTTAGAAGTACTTTCTTGAATACCAAACTCTTCATTGGCAAGTTGCCCGATTCCCATCGCCAAATCGACGTTTTCAGCTTGTTTTTGAAATCCTAAATTAAATCCATTAATTTGGTTGAGGTTTACAGTTAAATCTGGTAACAGATTGTATAAACCATCGTTAACTAAAACTCTAACAATGGATAAAAATTCTTCTAGACTGTCAAAATTACCATCCAGTAAATCGTTGTAGTTAGCTCTGTCTTTAAAGGAATCGGGAGTTAAAATACCATCGTCAAAGAAAAATTGCTCGACTCCGTTTACAGTCTTGACTTGGTTATTATTATCCGTAATCAGAATAATATTGCTTAGTTGGGAATAATTATAATCTTCGGTCGTGTCAGCCAAGACCAAAGTATCATCACCATCGCCACCAAGAATAGTATCGTTGCCTGTAGTAACTTCTAAGCCTTCGGTAACATCAATTAAATCGTTACCAGCACCAGCATCTAGATTGTTATCGTTACTATCGCCGATAATAATATCGTTACCGCTACCGCTAACAAATTCTTCAATATTGGAGAATTGTTCGACAATTTCACTGCTATTTCTAGTAATGCGATTGCGGTTTAGATCTATCTTGAGATTATCTGTTTCACTGCTTAAATCTAAGGTATCGCGACCTTCTCCACCATCAAAGTAATCTACCCCTGCATCGTTAATAAGTAAGTCATCACCTTTTCCACCAATTAAGGTATCGTCACCTTCTCCACCAATTAAAGTATCGTTATTAATTGTCGGATTTTCTTCTGTCTCTTCTTCACTAGAAGTAGCATTGTCCTCGCCGAAAAGATAATCGTTGCCAGTACCACCTTCCAGACTGTCGCTGCCAGTACCACCTTCTAGAGTATCATCACCTACATTACCAACTAGAGTATCGCGATCGCTTCCACCAGCAAGATAATCATTACCTTCGTTACCTTCAAGGCTGTCGTCATTGTCACCACCAGCTATAATATCATCCCCTAAATTACCGATGAGGAGATCGTTTCCGCTACCGCCTTCAATATTATCGTTACCCGCTTCACCTTCGATAGAATCTACGCCATCGCCACCATAAATATTATCGTTACCTTCTCCGCCTAAGATACTGTCGTTACCACTACCACCGTAAATGATATCGCTAGCACCATAGCCATAAATGGTGTCATCTCCAGCACCACCATCTAAAGTATCGGAAAATCCTTCAGTTTCAGGAGCGTCACCAGTAATGAGGTCATCGCCCTCTCCACCAAGAATTATGTCGGCTTCAGAGTTACCATCAATGGTATCGTTACCCTGACTGCCAGAAAGAACATCCTTTCCTTCATTACCAGAGATTACATCATCTCCTTCGCCACCAGCGATCGTGTCATATCCTAAATTACCTTGAATCGAATCATTTCCTTCGCCACCAGTAATTACATCGTCACCTTCACCACCAGAGATTGTATCGTTTCCTTCATCGCCAGCAATGACATCATTTCCTGAATTACCTTCTAGAGAATCATCTCCTTCACCACCAGAGATCGTATCGTCGTTGTTATTACCAGCAATTACATCATTTCCTTCATCGCCAGCAATGACATCATTTCCATCACTTCCGCGTATCGTGTCATTATCGTTTCCACCAGAGATCGTGTCGTTTCCTTCAAATCCGTCTAGATAATCTCTGCCATCTTCGCCTAAGAGGGTATCGTTCCCCCCATCACCATGAATCGAGTCTTCGCCGCTACCGCCGAGGATTAAATCGTCATCTGCATAACCGTAAAGAGAGTCATTGCCACCTTCACCCAACAGAGAATCATTGCCATTTCCACCAATAATGCGATCGTTGTCACTACCTCCAAGTAAGGAATCATTATCGTTGCCACCATCTATCTCATCTCGACCATCACCGCCAGTAATTGTGTCGTTTCCACCCAAACCTTTAATTGTATCGTCACCGCCGCCGCCGTCAAATTCGTCGGGGTCATCAAAATCATTATCAAGCTCGTCATATTCGCTATCATTATCTGGACCAAATATGAAGGAAAAGGCTTCTCCGACGAAATTGCCGATCGCTGAAAATGCGCCTCCTACAGCATCAAATACCGCTCCTATTGCTTCACCAACAGCCTCAAATGCTGCCAGTACGGGGTCGAGAATTTCGGCAATCATTTCTGGGATGGTTTTATCTAGCTGAACTTCGATTTCATATTCAACGTCCCAGAAGACAAAAGCAAAGCTATAGTTAGAGGTAGTTTCAGTACTACTTAGTCCGATATTTACCCCAATTTTAATATCGCCTACAACGGGCAAGGACATATCTACGCCCCAAAATGTGTCGATATCTAAAGCTTCATCTTGGTATTCTGCATCAACCGAAGCCAGAGTAGCACCTAATACTACCAACTCTCCTTCAGCATCAAACTCCGAAGAATTAAAGTCGATATAAAGTTCGGGAATTTGGATGCTGGCAATATCGCCAAAACCTAAAACAACATCTTGAGCATTGAATATATCATCGGCATATTCAATATCAATACTGGACATAGTTTGTCCTAAAATCTCAAATCCTGCATTGGCTTTAAACGCAGGTTCGTTAGTCTCTAAACCAGTGAGCGATAACTCTTCAACTTCAAAGCTAGCAATTCCTAGATCTAAGTTAACATTGTCAATTACAATTCCATCTGGGTTAATTGCCATCGCAGCACTAGCCACTTCCTGACCCAATAAGACTAACGAACCTTCCGCAGAAGCAGATGGTTCTTCAAAATCAAGGGTTAAATTGACATCTTGGAAAGCTAGAAAATCGCCAAATCCTAATTGATTGACGTTTAACTCGAAGTAACTACCATTTTCGATGGTGAAATCGACATCAGCTAAAGATTGACCGAAGAAAGTTAAGGCTGCTGCACCACTGCCACTATAGGTATTAAAGTTGAGGTAAAAATTATCAACGTCGAGAGTAATAACCTCAAATAAATTGATATCAAAATCTTGGATATTAATCTCTTCTGTACCGATAGAAAAGGCAGCATTAGCTACTTGAGTTCCTAATATTGATAGACTTCCATCACCTCTAAGATAGATTTCTTCGGTAGAAATTTTAAACTCTAAATCTAAGCTACTATTAGCCAAATTCGGATCGTCTAGAGTTTTGTCTGTATCGTCAGCATTGGGATCATAGCCTCCTAAAGTAAGAATATTAAAGTCACCAATATCAAAACTGATTTCGGGAATTTGCAAACTACCTTCAAAGCTCGTATAGTCAGGAGAGGCTTGGAGGTCTAATCGTGCAGCAGCACCCCAAGCTGTAATTTCTGCATTAATTTCAAACCCTTCTTCAATTACATTTCCCGCAATTTCGGTTGCAAAGGGAACGTACTTAATTAAAGGGTCTAATTTTCCATCTTTATCCCTATCAAAAGAGACAACTTCGAGATCGATAATTGAATCGAGCAATTCTAATCCATCGGTAACGATTCCTAAGTCTCCTATGAAAGGTGAAGCGGGTACTGTCCATAGTTCGATTAAGGATACAGATTCATTTAAAGTGAGAAGTACGGCGTTTTGTAAAGGGTTTGTAGGATTATAGGTAAAAGCAAAATCAACATTTATTGCACCCCATTTTAAATCGGCTAAAAATCCAATAGTAGAAGAAGGAGGGGTATAGATTGTTTCTAGTTGGAAAGCTAAAGTTCTAATTTCTGTATCGGGAATGCCAAAAGGATTTATCCAGGGACTTTCAGGTTCGAGAGCAAAAGAAGCGATTGAAGATTGAGTATCTAAGGCTAAAGCACCCGCTAAAGACAAGGTTGGTTCGTTCTCTTGAAAAGGATCGTATCCCGATAAAGCCAAAATTGCTTCTATTGTAAATTTAGGTGATAGCTCCGAACCTATTAGAAAACCGAGAGCAATTTCATTAAGCTTTAAGTTCAAATCCTCTGCTGAATCGCCCAATGAAAGCAGCGAAATATTACCGTCAACTTTTCCTTTAAAACCAACTCCGTCATCAGCACCAATTCCCAGAGCAACGTCTAAGTTATCTATGCCTAAATCATTGTTAATATATTTGATAACTTCAGATTCGCTATTGGTGAAATTTAATTGACCAATTAAATTGACACCTTTTACTAAATCTATACTGCCTAAACCTTCGTAATCGACAGTTTCATCGGCTTCAGCTATTAGCAGATCGACATTATCTAACTTGAAGTCTTTTAAAATGGCAATATCTGGTGCGATAGTAGCAAAATCAAGCTCGCCTATTTCATAACCAAAAGTAGTGTTGCGATCGCTATAATCTAGGCTGATTTCTTTGTCATTTAGGAGCGAAACTAAACTCAGAACAGTTTTGTTATTTTCTTCAGTTATGCCAAACTGCGACTGAGAAAAGGTTATCTCCTCGGTTCCTAAGAATCTGGTAACAATTTCATCGATAATATCTTCGACAAAGGGAATGCCGCCATCTCCACTAAGGATATTGCCTAGATCGATAGTAATATCATCTTGATAGGATAAAATAATTCCTTCATTAGATAAAACTAAACTGACATCGCCAACATTACTAAGTTTGTTTTTGGTTTCATCGGATAAACCCGCACCAACAAGATCGGCTAGAAAAGTGATGATTTCACCAGGAGCGACTGATTCAATTGCTACTTCATAGATGCGTTCTTGTAGTTCATTTTTAGTTATTAGGATATTGGCATTATTAACAGATAGTGGTTCTAGTTGTGTATCTAAGCCGAATCCTGAAAGAATGCTAGCGATAATGCCACTAATATCTAATGTTCCCTGATAGTTAAAACCAACAGCATCCGAACCTATATTAAACTCAAGATCTGCTGCGATCGCATCTACAAAACTATTAATAAAATCGGGAACTTCTAAAGATTCAAATAAATTGACAATACTTGTTTTTGGTACATTGACAAATAGATCGTATTCTACAATTTTATTAGTTATTTCATCTTTAGTTAGATCGACCTCAAACCCATCAACATCGAAAGCTAGATTGTCAGGTAAATCTATAATTCCTGTTTGGTCTACCAATACTTTAAGTAAAGCCAAAGCATTAACTACACCGTCATAACTAACTTTAGTTTTTACTGATTCCTGACTATAAACAAACTGGTTTTCATCTATATCGAGGGTTAAATCCAAACTGCTAGCAGTTTCATCTATATCTCTTGTTTCTGGGTCGTTAGATATTTCAATAGTTTGATACTCTAAACCGTTAAGAGCTAAAACTGTATCTATTTCACCCTCAATATTATCTTTGTCACCATCGATTGTATCGACTAATCCGCCAATTAATTTATAAGTAAAAGTCTCATTATCTGCTGCCGTTAATCCAAAGAAAGAAGCTAAATCTAATCCGTCTTCTCCATTACTTACCTCACCAATAGTTAAATTGGTAGTTGTTTCAAATTCTTCTTTAGTAGTACTAAAGTCAAAACCGCTAACATTCAAACTAAATTCATCTGGTAGCTCGACTAATCCAGTGTTGTTAGCTAGGGTTCTAATGATTGCTAAAACATCGATGCTGCCACCATAGGAGAATGAGTAGCCTGAATCGCTCTGGCTATAGACCAAGTCTTGCTCGACCCCATCCTCATCCTCAATCTTCAAACCGAAGTCTAAACTTTGAATCTCTGATTCATTAATATCTGTTGTTGTGGGGTCATCCAGTGTACTTTCGCTGCGATAAGAAATATCGCTAATCTTTAACACCGTATCGACAGAAGAGGAATCAATTGTTTGAGCAATGGCTTGGACTAACTTGTAGCTTCCTGAATCTGGCGGAGGATTACCAAATAAAGAGGCGAGTCTTAATCCCTCTTCGCCGTTACTGAGACTATCGATAGTCAGGTTAACAGTTTCAAGCTCTGCATCTTCATCGATAGTAGTACTAAAGTCAAAACCGCTAACATTCAAACTAAATTCATCTGGTAGCTCGACCAATCCAGTATTGTTAGCTAGGGTTCTGATGATTGCTAAAACATCGATGCTGCCACCATAGGAGAATGAGTAGCCCGAATCGCTCTGGCTATAGACCAAGTCTTGCTCGACCCCATCCTCATCCTCAATCTTCAAACCGAAGTCTAAACTTTGAATCTCTGATTCATTAATATCTGTTGTTGTGGGGTCATCCAGTGTACTTTCGCTGCGATAAGAAATATCGCTAATCTTTAACACCGTATCGACCGAAGAGGAATCAATTGTTTGGGCAATGGCTTGGACTAACTTGTAGCTTCCTGAATTGGGATCGGTTATGCCGAATAGTGCGGCTAGGTTTAATCCCTCATCACTATTACTCAAACTATCGATAGTAAGATTGACAGTCTCAAGGTCGGCATCTTCGTCAAAAGTCGAACTGAGATTAAAACCACTGACATTTAAACTAAATCCTTCTGGTAGTTCGACAATTCCTGTTTCGTTAGCCAGGGTTCTAATCAGTGCC
This window encodes:
- a CDS encoding putative Ig domain-containing protein is translated as MFGITDTDSFGYKFIGGIVDTIDGSEVGVVDTVLGFNGLDLQILDGSDINLGLTIDESQFTYLQKDDGYSISYDGTIDVLAILKVLVNETGLISLPDEFALNVEGFAVDYTKTATQEITDISIGAVSNTDSGLDLAAMFGISDPNSFGYKLIGGIVDTIDGSEVGVVDTVLGFNGLDLAVDRNLETNEIDLDLDFAIDDNLLTYNQTANNKYELSYDGTIDVLALVRVLINQTGLIALPDEFAFNIEGFDVALELNNQQEIVDYELDINKVSQETIVNLFDSLSLPEFIDRFIEAIAGDLQLILTDDSFQLYYRDTLRVDTVLESIAIALGINLDLPTLAVSNPSLTLGKDGDETTFELLIPEIDAASFLTSFIDSLGIDVPSSIKDRLSEIGIVSVNLSDDGMLLAYQDELVIDFGKIFSFGGSIKAVEDIIDTLATVIFGSEQLVINSTQEFGIFNENGVTEIYLSSALNGNKLSFTFSEEKTSFGFELPELDFGFLGIDPLFGGIKINQAELFMTDKTEVRTLETIGELTMVKGVNLLGQIDFTQAEGIIGQFINEYLGIDSLAAHMGIDPENSLSLTGKAILDIPLIPIGNIIPIGDLKLTLKELNLGVDADFVAQDYGFTIGGGVTLEGYDPFQVNEPLLRLDGGLTVGINLISQAPTFTGFYSLKTGETWSNVFGIPDTEIRTFAMELGGAIQIVPLPIAAGAPVPTPVPRPDNLGFITNFRWGTIDVDLALKVDIDNPTDIAGSFTIYEPVGLTQLFTGPVSPFISAVDSQVIDETIAFIDKIVNAKIVSTDGDGDGKLDPIVQFVPFETDIAGIPLDRGLGINAEFSGYGASAALSLQSNANYTSFAGSLTIPEIAIAFEDQPLLTLSGSSDDTLNLEFKASLLETYLRGDGRLEMFGREVAQTDFSITPTRIDITELDLDLGKLITLDINDFFLDIITFSGGGEVDLTILNQRIADASFSIENGTKYNLDIEQLGFGNLLALRDVDLSLDFTQFDASGTSNIVLLGREILGSSFSIDDNGLNLSSYASFNFASLGNINSDLSLSLDKAGFSMRGDTDISLAGIEVNLGFIKQRLGGLDFEAQLMLEADLSGLRGGIEDLEFEVFGKKVGSYDLTFDTGILIDSWDDLVEEVYDSAKDKALSAAKRIFSPPKKVVQGIRNVFRRLFNGYIDGAEVWLDLDNDGLLDSEEPAGITKVDGSFVLETAEDFDLSGAVIRSMGGIETATGLPVVGVMSAPASGNITPLTSLIQGSIDGGATLAEATENVRTALGISSNVDLLDFNHVDEALNGNPDARNVLLTVNTVQGIISGVLNLLAGAAGGTMDSQDAAANLLLSNAAYSSLAELVDGDTFNPEDLEDPSQLEGVIRSAATTAQTQAQQQGVTLEIDDTVIDDIATNAAGVLAAGATKKRLLSEESADGMDLFTRINQAKFISNGEEANALNNFALGNVDEADILALADTSETALQAIRDVNLKPQLAGILDLYLIGEQKVIDLPITLFDFETPYEELNITITSDNPTLLPSENISIAPGSNPQEALFSVSPLDGETGEATVNITVEDANGNSISEEITVTVESDVAPIFTKTPNTTVLTSRDAELGLIVTDLDADDGNGSDTDLSVSYSIVDGNNLDGDDLEPFDIGIDGEIIVTDPDDLALADPITPFSLTVEVNDGVYTTQTDVAIRINDAPTVANAIADRSIQVGKSLNFQFAADSFADINQDNLTYTATLADGSDLPTWLDFNPDTRTFSSNSNPKNKDVGVLEIVVTASDGESSVSDLFELAVVNTVVDDSKEQKGSGGNDAIGGGAGKDTVRGGNGDDVISGNDGADRIFGDKGSDRLVGGEGNDNLDGGDDDDTLSGGSGRDNLKAGTGNDTLYGGTGNDRLFAGSGDDFLDGGAGIDYLKGGAGNDTLYGGTGGDRLRGNEGNDVFVLTFGDTGNVIFDYQDGSDKLALELSSFTTNTVEDIFTNELTISQNGSKSEIYTNDNNLLVSLSNVDSSSLTVEDFIEF